The proteins below are encoded in one region of Carcharodon carcharias isolate sCarCar2 chromosome 2, sCarCar2.pri, whole genome shotgun sequence:
- the cab39 gene encoding calcium-binding protein 39 isoform X2, which produces MKEILYGTNEKEPQTEAVAQLAQELYNSGLLGTLIADLQLIDFEGKKDVAQIFNNILRRQIGTRTPTVEYICTQQNILFMLLKGYESPEIALNCGIMLRECIRHEPLAKVILWAEQFYDFFRYVEMSTFDIASDAFATFKDLLTRHKLLSAEFLEQYYDRFFSEYEKLLHSENYVTKRQSLKLLGELLLDRHNFTIMTKYISKPENLKLMMNLLRDKSRNIQFEAFHVFKVFVANPNKTQPILDILLKNQAKLIEFLSKFQNDRTEDEQFNDEKTYLVKQIRDLKRPAPQES; this is translated from the exons ATGAAGGAAATTTTGTATGGTACAAATGAGAAAGAGCCCCAGACTgaagcagtggcacagctggctcAGGAGCTGTACAACAGTGGCCTCCTCGGTACTTTGATAGCGGACTTACAGCTCATTGACTTTGAG GGTAAGAAAGATGTGGCTCAGATTTTCAACAATATTCTGAGAAGGCAGATTGGCACACGGACCCCAACAGTGGAATACATCTGTACTCAGCAAAATATATTGTTCATGTTACTGAAAGG GTACGAATCGCCAGAAATCGCTCTTAATTGCGGTATTATGCTGCGTGAATGTATCCGGCATGAACCATTGGCAAAAGTTATTCTGTGGGCTGAGCAATTTTATGATTTCTTCAGATATGTGGAAATGTCAACTTTTGACATTGCTTCAGATGCATTTGCCACATTCAAG GATTTACTTACACGACACAAGCTACTGAGTGCAGAATTTTTGGAGCAGTATTATGATCGA TTCTTCAGCGAATATGAAAAGTTACTCCATTCGGAAAACTATGTCACAAAAagacagtcactgaag TTACTTGGAGAGCTTCTATTGGATAGACACAATTTCACCATAATGACAAAGTATATCAGCAAACCAGAGAACTTGAAGTTGATGATGAATCTGCTGCGAGACAAAAGCCGCAACATACAGTTTGAGGCCTTCCATGTATTTAAG GTGTTTGTAGCCAATCCCAACAaaactcagccaattctggatatCTTGCTGAAAAACCAGGCCAAACTGATAGAGTTTCTCAGCAAGTTCCAGAATGATAGGACCGAAGATGAACAATTCAATGACGAGAAGACTTACTTGGTCAAACAAATCAGAGATCTAAAGAGACCGGCACCCCAGGAATCCTAA